In the genome of Carassius carassius chromosome 47, fCarCar2.1, whole genome shotgun sequence, one region contains:
- the LOC132130636 gene encoding lathosterol oxidase-like — protein MDLVLNVADYYFFTPYVYPSSWPEGEALRQIIGLMVVTNLGAAVLYLGLGALSYFFIFDHKLKQHPQFLENQVQREIKYALWSLPWISVPTVALFFAEVRGYSKLYDRVDESPLGWSGLIFSMVSFLFFTDMCIYWIHRFLHHKLIYKNFHKPHHVWKIPTPFASHAFHPVDGFLQGLPYHIYPFLFPLHKVLYLVLYVFVNIWTISIHDGDYRVPSLMEQIINGSAHHTDHHLFFDYNYGQYFTLWDRIGGSYRYPSALMGNGPHDHIKKLMAKGKLNSNSVNGNTNNTNSVHVKKE, from the exons ATGGACCTTGTGCTGAACGTTGCAGATTATTACTTCTTCACTCCATATGTGTATCCCTCCTCATGGCCTGAGGGCGAGGCTCTGCGGCAGATCATCGGCTTGATGGTGGTCACCAACCTGGGTGCCGCAGTCTTATATCTAGGCCTGGGTGCTTTGAGCTACTTCTTCATTTTTGATCACAAATTAAAGCAACACCCTCAGTTTTTGGAG AACCAGGTGCAACGTGAAATTAAGTATGCTTTGTGGTCTCTGCCCTGGATCAGTGTACCAACAGTAGCATTGTTTTTCGCTGAGGTCAGAGGGTACAGCAAACTGTACGACCGGGTCGATGAATCGCCCCTCG GATGGTCAGGGCTGATTTTCAGCATGGTCTCTTTCCTGTTTTTCACTGACATGTGCATTTACTGGATTCACAGATTCCTTCACCACAAGTTGATATATAAG AATTTCCACAAACCCCATCATGTGTGGAAGATCCCCACTCCGTTTGCCAGCCACGCTTTCCACCCTGTGGATGGATTTCTCCAGGGCCTGCCATACCACATCTACCCCTTCCTCTTCCCCCTACACAAGGTTCTGTACTTAGTCCTGTACGTGTTCGTCAACATATGGACCATCTCCATCCATGATGGGGACTACCGTGTGCCCAGCCTGATGGAACAAATCATCAACGGTTCAGCTCACCACACAGACCATCATCTTTTCTTCGACTACAACTACGGGCAGTACTTCACCCTGTGGGACCGCATTGGAGGCTCCTACCGCTACCCTTCAGCCTTGATGGGGAATGGGCCGCATGACCACATAAAAAAACTGATGGCAAAGGGGAAGCTGAACTCAAACAGCGTAAACGGCAACACTAATAATACAAATAGTGTTCATGTCAAGAAAGAGTAG
- the LOC132130231 gene encoding anaphase-promoting complex subunit 13-like — MSSKSDITTNGIAGQKAARQTLIMDSEVQRDGRVLDLTDDAWREDRLPYEDVTIPLSELPESEQDNGGSTESVKEQEMKWSDLALQSLHENTPNVGT; from the exons ATGTCATCAAAGAGCGACATAACAACAAATGGGATCGCTGGACAGAAGGCTGCAAGG CAAACTCTGATCATGGACAGTGAAGTTCAGAGAGATGGAAGAGTTCTCGATCTCACCGATGATGCCTGGAGAGAAGACAGACTGCCATACGAGGATGTCACAATCCCACTG AGTGAACTTCCAGAATCAGAACAAGACAACGGCGGATCGACTGAGTCAGTCAAAGAGCAAGAGATGAAGTGGTCAGATCTCGCCCTGCAGAGTTTGCATGAAAACACCCCAAACGTTGGCACTTAG